A window from Leptospira stimsonii encodes these proteins:
- a CDS encoding SRPBCC family protein has protein sequence MKKPSFVYVTYIESTPEKVWRALIDTEITHQYWVDPFSDKPAHVNVSDWEPGSEWRHERVDEAKTIDIKGKVVESTPPRRLVLSWARPSEMEEESKHSRVTFDIEPYGKGLVRLIVTHEDLDDQMHAGISKGWPMVLSNLKTFLESGRALLQQTNTI, from the coding sequence ATGAAGAAACCTAGTTTTGTTTATGTAACTTACATAGAAAGCACACCGGAGAAAGTTTGGCGCGCATTGATCGATACGGAGATAACGCATCAATATTGGGTGGATCCGTTTTCCGATAAACCGGCGCATGTAAACGTTTCGGATTGGGAGCCCGGTTCGGAATGGAGACACGAGCGTGTGGACGAAGCTAAGACGATCGATATAAAGGGAAAGGTTGTTGAAAGTACTCCGCCTCGTCGCCTCGTTCTTTCCTGGGCGAGACCGAGTGAAATGGAAGAAGAATCAAAACACTCTCGTGTGACCTTCGATATCGAACCCTATGGCAAAGGTTTGGTTCGTTTGATTGTGACCCACGAGGATCTGGATGATCAGATGCATGCAGGAATATCCAAGGGTTGGCCGATGGTTCTTTCAAATCTAAAAACTTTTCTGGAATCTGGCCGGGCTTTATTACAACAGACAAACACGATATAG
- a CDS encoding GFA family protein, translated as MDQPYSGGCACGDIRYNISDEPIFMNDCQCRDCQRMSGTGHGSYLTFPSKTKVNLFGEATRFDMVGDSGNRKTGGFCPRCGSPVYLTFEAMPELFTVHAGSLDDPSRFKPQVVTYASRGYSWDHLDPSLPKFEKMPLA; from the coding sequence ATGGATCAGCCTTATTCCGGCGGTTGTGCTTGCGGCGACATTCGTTACAACATTTCCGATGAACCGATTTTTATGAATGATTGTCAGTGCCGTGATTGTCAACGTATGAGCGGAACCGGTCATGGATCGTATCTAACGTTTCCGTCTAAGACGAAAGTAAATCTGTTCGGGGAAGCGACTCGCTTTGATATGGTTGGAGATAGCGGGAATAGAAAGACCGGAGGATTCTGCCCCAGATGCGGCTCTCCAGTGTATCTAACGTTTGAAGCGATGCCCGAACTATTTACGGTACACGCGGGAAGTCTCGACGATCCAAGTCGGTTTAAACCGCAGGTTGTGACTTACGCTTCGCGCGGTTATTCTTGGGACCACCTCGATCCGTCATTGCCCAAATTTGAAAAGATGCCTTTGGCATAA
- a CDS encoding VOC family protein has protein sequence MKLKRMDNVSIVVEDLAATIALFAELGLELEGQTRVEGSWADHIVGLKGMQVDIAMMRTPDGHSRLELAKFIRPEAIIPEPKDPSANTLGIRRIMFAVEDLNEVLIRLQKHGVQLVGKVEQFENSYLLCYLRSPEGFLIALAEELA, from the coding sequence ATGAAACTAAAACGAATGGACAACGTGAGTATCGTTGTCGAAGACCTGGCGGCTACGATCGCCCTTTTTGCGGAACTTGGTCTTGAGCTGGAAGGACAAACACGAGTCGAGGGATCTTGGGCGGACCATATAGTAGGGCTAAAAGGAATGCAAGTCGATATCGCTATGATGCGTACTCCGGACGGTCACAGTCGATTGGAGCTGGCAAAGTTCATTCGACCGGAGGCGATCATACCAGAGCCGAAGGATCCGTCCGCGAACACATTAGGAATTCGTCGAATCATGTTTGCCGTCGAAGACCTTAACGAAGTTCTGATCCGCCTTCAAAAACACGGCGTCCAACTCGTCGGCAAGGTGGAACAATTTGAGAATAGTTATCTACTCTGTTACCTTCGATCCCCAGAAGGTTTTCTCATCGCGCTCGCCGAGGAGCTCGCATAA
- a CDS encoding DUF2200 domain-containing protein translates to MVKKEKQGSKSSQEKPKIFTTSFASVYPLYIQKAERKGRTREEVDTIICWLTGYVGKELKKQIEKKVSFEEFFDQAPQMNQNVTLIKGMICGYRVEEIEDDLMRKIRYLDKLIDELAKGKSMEKILRGSNP, encoded by the coding sequence ATGGTGAAAAAGGAAAAACAAGGATCGAAATCCTCACAAGAGAAACCAAAGATATTCACGACTTCATTTGCCAGCGTTTATCCTCTTTATATTCAAAAGGCGGAAAGAAAGGGACGAACGAGAGAAGAGGTAGATACGATCATTTGCTGGTTAACCGGTTACGTGGGAAAGGAACTTAAAAAACAAATCGAGAAGAAAGTGAGTTTTGAAGAATTTTTTGATCAGGCTCCTCAAATGAATCAGAATGTCACACTCATCAAGGGGATGATCTGCGGATATCGTGTGGAAGAGATCGAAGACGATCTTATGCGTAAGATTCGTTACCTGGATAAGTTGATTGATGAATTGGCAAAAGGGAAATCGATGGAAAAGATATTGAGAGGTTCGAATCCGTAA
- a CDS encoding TetR/AcrR family transcriptional regulator, whose product MGLRELKKQQTRKAISDMATKLFIERGYHEVTTAEIAKLANVSVPTLFNYFSNKESLVFDEDVEREERLIEAVVSRKKGISILDSLLEFGLKNPAFNPANRKLVRDFRKLIKSTPELSIYERQIMMRYENSLAKVLRKEAKNKLGEVEAASIAHFISDAFYRASDSPHPRVTLETLFKILKNGWSE is encoded by the coding sequence ATGGGACTAAGAGAACTTAAAAAGCAACAGACTCGCAAGGCCATTTCCGATATGGCAACCAAACTCTTCATTGAACGTGGCTATCACGAGGTTACCACCGCGGAAATCGCAAAACTAGCCAACGTTTCCGTGCCGACCTTGTTTAACTATTTTTCAAATAAGGAATCTCTTGTTTTTGACGAGGACGTTGAGAGAGAGGAACGACTGATTGAAGCGGTCGTCTCTCGAAAAAAAGGAATTTCCATTCTGGATTCTCTTCTTGAGTTCGGATTAAAGAATCCCGCGTTCAATCCGGCAAATCGAAAACTTGTTCGAGATTTTAGAAAACTGATCAAATCTACGCCGGAGCTTTCTATCTACGAAAGACAAATCATGATGCGGTACGAGAACTCTCTCGCCAAGGTTCTTCGAAAAGAGGCTAAGAACAAATTAGGCGAAGTGGAAGCCGCGTCCATCGCACACTTCATTTCCGATGCGTTCTACAGGGCGAGCGATTCTCCGCATCCTCGAGTCACACTGGAAACACTTTTTAAAATTCTAAAGAACGGATGGTCCGAATAA
- a CDS encoding FAD-dependent oxidoreductase produces the protein MQKKEHTPIAIIGAGLGGLTLARVLHVHGIKSTIFEAEIGADARKQGGMLDIHENNGQIALREAGLFEQFLEIIHRGAQATRIFDKDAFLLLEEHDDEKGSRPEVLRGELRRILINSIPPDTIFWGHKLNSASSLGDGRHEITFTNGLSVTTDLLVGADGAWSKVRPLLSDAVPEYIGTTFIEIFLENCDTRHRASADVVGKGAMFALAPGKGIVAHREPDAVLHTYVQLNRPKEWFESIDSSTPKDTLVAIAQEFQGWAPELRSLILNGDTNPVFRQIHTLPSNHRWDRIPGVTLLGDAAHLMAPSGEGANLAMLDGAELAKAIVSNRGDLEAALISYERELFARSFSEAEESKVILDLCLGPYAPQSLVEFFNGIRSVSNPIY, from the coding sequence ATGCAAAAAAAGGAACATACTCCGATTGCAATCATCGGCGCGGGCCTTGGCGGTCTTACACTCGCCCGAGTCCTTCACGTTCACGGTATCAAGTCGACGATCTTCGAAGCGGAGATTGGAGCTGACGCTCGTAAACAAGGTGGAATGCTCGATATTCACGAAAACAACGGACAGATCGCTTTGAGGGAAGCGGGACTCTTTGAACAATTCCTCGAGATCATTCATAGGGGAGCACAGGCGACACGGATATTCGACAAAGACGCTTTTCTTTTGCTGGAAGAACACGACGACGAAAAGGGAAGTCGTCCCGAAGTCTTGAGAGGAGAACTTCGTCGGATTCTTATCAATTCGATTCCTCCTGATACGATTTTCTGGGGACACAAGTTGAATTCTGCGTCTTCGCTCGGAGATGGAAGACACGAGATAACGTTTACAAACGGTTTGTCAGTGACAACGGATCTACTGGTAGGAGCGGATGGTGCTTGGTCCAAAGTCCGCCCGCTTCTTTCGGATGCGGTGCCGGAGTATATCGGTACGACTTTTATCGAGATCTTCCTCGAAAATTGTGATACTCGACATAGAGCGAGTGCGGACGTTGTCGGCAAGGGAGCGATGTTCGCACTTGCTCCGGGAAAAGGAATCGTCGCACACCGGGAACCCGATGCGGTATTGCATACTTACGTGCAATTGAATCGACCAAAAGAATGGTTTGAATCCATCGATTCCTCTACACCGAAGGATACGTTAGTTGCCATTGCTCAAGAATTCCAGGGCTGGGCTCCGGAACTAAGATCGCTCATCCTTAACGGAGATACAAATCCGGTATTTAGGCAGATTCATACGCTTCCTTCCAACCATCGTTGGGACCGAATACCAGGAGTGACATTGCTCGGTGACGCCGCACATTTAATGGCGCCTTCCGGAGAAGGAGCGAATCTAGCGATGTTAGACGGAGCGGAACTCGCCAAAGCGATCGTATCCAATCGCGGAGACCTGGAAGCGGCTCTCATCTCCTATGAAAGAGAACTTTTCGCTCGTAGCTTTTCGGAAGCGGAAGAATCGAAAGTCATTCTCGATCTTTGTCTCGGTCCGTACGCTCCACAGAGTTTGGTAGAATTTTTTAACGGGATAAGATCCGTTAGTAATCCAATATATTAG
- a CDS encoding FAD-dependent monooxygenase, whose product MNHNKKRQNYDVVISGAGPVGLFLACELALAKCSVLLLEKEENTNSSLKRIPFGIRGLSTPTIEALFRRGLLEKLEVHKRLKNPHSNGGEGARRQVGHFAGIPFYEGDIDTSKWKYRLSSSTATSLISEMQELENIFSNRAEDLGVTIKRGFPITDFHQTDDEVIVQSGDRSFQTEWLVGCDGARSIVRKLGGFEFAGTEPEFTGYSAKVTIANPEKLKPGRNVTERGMYLQSQPGYLVIQDFDGGAFHDSGRKISSEHLQEVLRRVSNTDVTIHSLETVTTWTDRARQATSYRKGRIFLAGDAAHIHSPLGGQGLNLGLGDAMNLGWKLAATIQGKAPQGLLETYQTERYSIGAQILDWSRAQVSIMKPNPEARAMNSILRDLMGTRDGATYFAGRVWGLFTHYDFENVDPFVGRSVPNFEFEDGHTIGESMLDGKGILLDFRMDASLKTFATGYEDQIKYVCGRAKEEFGLSSILIRPDGIVAWTSDKGADCAELQPVADRWFLRHSKIKG is encoded by the coding sequence ATGAATCATAACAAAAAAAGACAGAATTACGACGTCGTCATATCGGGAGCGGGACCGGTAGGTCTCTTCCTCGCCTGCGAATTGGCGCTTGCTAAGTGTTCTGTTCTCTTATTAGAAAAGGAGGAGAATACGAATTCTTCCTTAAAACGAATTCCATTCGGAATCAGAGGGCTTTCGACGCCTACGATCGAAGCACTTTTCCGTCGCGGTTTATTAGAAAAGCTTGAAGTACACAAACGTTTGAAAAATCCACACTCGAATGGAGGAGAAGGCGCACGTCGTCAGGTCGGGCACTTTGCGGGAATTCCATTTTATGAAGGTGATATAGACACTTCGAAGTGGAAGTATCGTCTTTCGAGCTCGACCGCAACGAGTTTGATTTCAGAAATGCAGGAACTGGAAAACATTTTTTCCAATCGCGCGGAGGACTTGGGAGTAACGATCAAACGAGGATTCCCAATCACGGACTTTCATCAAACGGATGACGAGGTCATTGTTCAATCAGGAGATCGGTCTTTTCAAACAGAATGGCTCGTAGGTTGTGACGGGGCGCGAAGCATAGTTCGTAAGTTAGGCGGCTTTGAATTTGCTGGTACGGAGCCGGAATTCACCGGCTACAGCGCGAAGGTGACGATTGCAAATCCGGAGAAGCTCAAGCCGGGAAGAAACGTGACGGAGAGAGGTATGTATTTGCAATCTCAACCGGGTTATCTCGTGATACAAGATTTTGACGGAGGGGCCTTTCATGATTCGGGAAGAAAAATCTCTTCGGAACATTTACAAGAAGTGCTCCGCCGCGTTTCAAACACCGACGTTACGATTCATTCCTTAGAAACCGTCACCACTTGGACCGATCGAGCAAGACAGGCGACGTCTTATCGCAAAGGACGTATTTTTTTAGCGGGGGATGCGGCCCACATTCATTCTCCATTGGGAGGGCAAGGGCTCAACCTCGGATTGGGGGATGCCATGAATCTTGGTTGGAAACTCGCGGCGACCATTCAAGGAAAAGCGCCTCAGGGTTTGTTGGAGACGTATCAAACGGAGCGATATTCAATCGGAGCGCAAATCCTGGATTGGTCACGGGCACAAGTATCCATTATGAAACCGAATCCGGAGGCGCGTGCAATGAACTCTATTCTTCGCGACCTTATGGGAACTCGGGACGGCGCCACTTATTTTGCCGGCAGGGTTTGGGGTCTTTTTACTCATTATGACTTTGAAAACGTCGATCCTTTCGTTGGTCGTAGCGTTCCTAATTTTGAGTTCGAAGATGGCCATACTATCGGTGAATCCATGTTAGACGGAAAAGGTATCCTGCTGGACTTTCGCATGGACGCTTCCCTCAAAACGTTTGCGACCGGATACGAAGATCAAATAAAATATGTTTGTGGTCGCGCCAAAGAAGAATTCGGTCTGAGTTCTATTTTGATTCGACCGGATGGAATCGTAGCTTGGACTTCAGACAAAGGAGCGGATTGCGCCGAACTCCAACCCGTCGCGGATCGCTGGTTCCTCCGTCATTCTAAAATCAAAGGTTAA
- a CDS encoding EthD family reductase — MFNITSIYQKKENYRFDFSYYLNVHMPRSISLLSKGKGYRGVSVERGIDLPNGQLDSTFIAVCNYYFDSAEDFLNAFLPHAQELQDDIKNYTDIVPINQVNVVEIPFASEGER, encoded by the coding sequence GTGTTTAACATTACGTCGATTTACCAAAAGAAGGAAAATTATCGTTTTGATTTTTCTTATTATTTAAACGTTCACATGCCAAGATCGATTTCTCTTCTTTCTAAAGGAAAGGGGTATCGTGGAGTATCGGTCGAAAGGGGAATCGATCTTCCGAATGGTCAATTGGATTCTACTTTTATCGCCGTTTGTAATTATTACTTCGACAGCGCCGAAGATTTTTTGAACGCATTCTTACCGCACGCGCAGGAGTTACAGGACGATATAAAAAATTATACCGATATCGTTCCGATAAATCAGGTGAATGTCGTTGAGATCCCGTTTGCCTCCGAAGGGGAACGGTAA
- a CDS encoding winged helix-turn-helix transcriptional regulator produces MERSYQLDCPVARTLDLIGERWTLLILRDFFIKAEVLRFGDFETSLSGITPAVLSARLKELEKKGIIVRKLYSEHPPRMEYRLTPFGKTLGPVLKSLREWG; encoded by the coding sequence ATGGAAAGATCGTATCAGTTGGATTGCCCGGTCGCGCGGACTTTGGATTTGATAGGGGAACGTTGGACTTTGTTGATTCTTCGAGATTTTTTTATCAAAGCCGAAGTTTTGCGTTTTGGTGATTTTGAAACGTCCTTATCGGGTATTACTCCCGCAGTACTTTCGGCTCGACTGAAAGAGCTTGAAAAAAAGGGGATCATCGTTCGGAAATTGTATTCCGAACATCCTCCGCGTATGGAATACCGTTTGACCCCGTTTGGAAAAACGTTAGGTCCGGTTCTTAAATCCCTGCGTGAATGGGGTTAA
- a CDS encoding GFA family protein yields MTDTHSGTCFCGSVEIEVKGVPEAMGFCHCNSCRSWSASPVNAFTLWKPENVKVTKGAEFLGKFTKNPTSDRQFCTKCGGHLLTVHPTFGLTDVYAATIPSLTFSPAVHVNYPETVMRMKDGLPKLKDFPAEIGGSGQIVPE; encoded by the coding sequence ATGACAGATACACATTCCGGAACCTGCTTTTGTGGTTCCGTTGAAATTGAAGTGAAAGGAGTGCCCGAGGCCATGGGGTTTTGTCATTGCAATTCCTGCAGATCCTGGTCGGCATCCCCCGTAAACGCGTTTACTCTCTGGAAACCGGAGAACGTAAAGGTGACAAAAGGCGCCGAATTTTTAGGAAAGTTCACGAAGAATCCCACGAGCGACCGTCAATTCTGCACCAAGTGCGGAGGACATCTTCTTACGGTTCATCCAACGTTCGGTCTCACGGATGTTTACGCGGCGACAATTCCGAGCCTTACGTTTTCTCCGGCCGTCCATGTGAATTATCCGGAAACCGTAATGCGAATGAAAGACGGACTTCCTAAGCTCAAGGATTTTCCGGCTGAAATCGGCGGTTCCGGCCAAATCGTTCCGGAATAG
- a CDS encoding TetR/AcrR family transcriptional regulator: MKKRRYSKSAYEDILTTADDFFYKKGYSASSLAEILSSSGSHKASFYHHFPTKSDLAKAYIRRRTDHFLESMQTLMDRNSDYKKFAKEWVRVLKVQALEGELQGCSLGNLRTQALMDEELFEEIKVLTERWLKAVHLFVEKNREEGRIPKSVNSETVAKRFLISFEGTVQMFQLTGDIWYIERLETEWLASAELDKK; the protein is encoded by the coding sequence ATGAAAAAAAGACGTTATTCCAAATCGGCTTATGAAGACATTTTAACGACCGCGGACGACTTTTTCTATAAGAAGGGATATTCGGCTTCCAGTTTGGCTGAAATTCTCTCTTCTTCCGGTTCTCATAAGGCAAGTTTCTATCATCATTTTCCGACGAAGTCCGACCTCGCGAAGGCATACATTCGTCGAAGAACCGATCATTTTTTGGAATCAATGCAGACCTTGATGGATCGAAATTCCGATTATAAGAAGTTCGCAAAGGAATGGGTTCGAGTTTTGAAAGTGCAAGCGCTCGAAGGAGAATTGCAAGGTTGTTCGTTAGGAAATCTTAGAACGCAGGCTCTTATGGACGAAGAATTATTCGAAGAGATCAAAGTTTTAACGGAACGTTGGTTGAAAGCGGTTCATTTATTTGTCGAAAAAAATAGAGAAGAGGGAAGGATTCCCAAATCCGTAAATTCGGAGACGGTTGCTAAAAGATTCTTAATTTCTTTTGAAGGAACGGTGCAAATGTTCCAGCTAACAGGCGATATATGGTATATTGAGCGTCTGGAAACGGAATGGCTGGCTTCGGCGGAATTGGATAAAAAATAA
- a CDS encoding MaoC family dehydratase — protein sequence MKYYEDFHVGDEITLGGISVTREEILDFAKRFDPQPFHIDEVAAKSSMFEGLIASGWRTASICMRLYVDSVLNDSSSIGSPGVDQLRWKRPVRPGDTLHGKFTFLEKKPFRKGIGLLKGRAELFNQDGKLTMMFVGNGMFGTKE from the coding sequence ATGAAGTATTACGAAGATTTTCACGTGGGAGACGAGATTACGTTAGGCGGCATTTCGGTCACTCGAGAAGAAATTCTTGATTTTGCAAAACGATTCGATCCTCAGCCGTTTCATATCGACGAAGTAGCCGCAAAAAGTTCCATGTTCGAAGGTTTGATCGCGAGCGGTTGGCGTACGGCGAGCATCTGTATGCGTCTTTACGTGGATTCTGTTTTGAACGACTCTTCGAGTATTGGCTCTCCCGGTGTGGACCAATTGAGATGGAAACGTCCGGTTCGTCCCGGAGATACCCTTCATGGAAAATTCACATTCCTGGAAAAGAAACCCTTTCGCAAGGGAATCGGATTGCTCAAAGGAAGAGCCGAATTATTCAATCAAGATGGAAAACTTACGATGATGTTCGTCGGCAATGGAATGTTCGGAACCAAAGAGTGA
- a CDS encoding alpha/beta fold hydrolase: MKHFHILICIALFLFALSCSTKDPLSLREGSFMKSEPTKTGLVPIGDIQLYYEIHGKNDGIPLVLLNGGGSTIEVTFSKVLPIFAKHRMVIGLDEQGHGRTSDRKGPVRFETSAEDVVSLLQYLKIDKVDLFGFSNGASVALQVSLKHPDLVRKLVFASSITKKSGASPQFWTFMKKATFETMPQALKDAFLKVNPDPKKLYTMFEKDRERMINFRDVSDKEIGSIKATTLIVTGDRDIGRPEHAIELARKIPNARLLILPGGHGDYLGEAIQYQDGSSFPTITAALVEEFLGPPDSEKNP; this comes from the coding sequence ATGAAACACTTTCATATTCTTATTTGTATCGCCTTATTCTTATTTGCCTTAAGCTGTTCGACAAAGGATCCGCTCTCTTTAAGAGAAGGTTCCTTCATGAAATCAGAACCTACAAAAACGGGACTCGTACCGATCGGCGACATCCAGTTGTATTACGAGATTCATGGTAAGAACGACGGGATTCCTCTTGTCTTATTAAATGGAGGTGGCTCCACGATAGAAGTGACCTTTAGCAAAGTGCTACCCATCTTCGCAAAACACAGAATGGTGATCGGCCTAGACGAACAAGGTCATGGGAGAACGAGTGATCGGAAAGGACCGGTTCGATTCGAGACATCAGCGGAGGATGTTGTCTCCCTTCTTCAATATCTGAAGATCGATAAAGTGGACCTATTCGGTTTTAGCAACGGTGCGAGCGTCGCCTTACAAGTTTCGCTAAAACATCCGGACCTTGTTAGAAAACTTGTCTTCGCCTCCTCGATTACGAAAAAAAGCGGCGCATCCCCGCAGTTTTGGACCTTTATGAAAAAAGCAACTTTCGAAACGATGCCACAGGCTCTGAAAGACGCGTTTTTGAAAGTAAATCCGGATCCCAAAAAACTCTATACCATGTTCGAGAAAGATCGTGAAAGGATGATCAACTTTAGGGACGTTAGCGACAAAGAAATCGGATCCATTAAAGCGACAACCCTCATTGTCACAGGGGATCGAGACATCGGTAGACCGGAACACGCGATTGAATTGGCGCGAAAGATTCCAAATGCTCGCCTTCTCATTCTACCCGGCGGACACGGCGATTATTTAGGAGAAGCGATTCAGTATCAGGATGGAAGTTCTTTTCCAACGATCACGGCCGCTCTTGTGGAAGAATTTCTTGGGCCTCCGGATTCGGAAAAAAATCCGTGA
- a CDS encoding SRPBCC domain-containing protein, with protein MQKLKVAHEIFSIEKIYQADSETVFSAWSNLDAKAQWFIGPGEWSVVKRELDFRVGGKEILHGRFPNGKETLYKAEYYNILPYERIVFTYQMYLGENIHSISIASVEIESTSSDETMLTFTEQVAFLDGTIGREGLLSRKEGTMALLDKITEFLRK; from the coding sequence ATGCAGAAACTTAAAGTTGCACATGAAATATTCAGCATAGAAAAAATCTATCAAGCGGATTCCGAAACTGTTTTTTCTGCATGGAGCAATCTAGATGCCAAAGCTCAGTGGTTTATCGGACCGGGAGAATGGAGCGTCGTAAAAAGGGAACTTGATTTTCGAGTCGGAGGGAAAGAAATTCTTCACGGTCGTTTCCCAAACGGGAAAGAAACTCTTTATAAAGCAGAATATTATAATATTCTTCCATATGAAAGGATCGTATTTACCTATCAAATGTATTTGGGAGAAAATATTCATTCGATTTCGATAGCCTCCGTCGAAATCGAAAGTACAAGTTCGGACGAGACGATGCTGACGTTTACTGAACAAGTCGCATTCTTAGATGGGACGATCGGAAGGGAAGGTTTGCTCTCTCGAAAAGAAGGTACGATGGCGCTTTTAGATAAAATCACGGAATTCTTGCGAAAATAA
- a CDS encoding ArsR/SmtB family transcription factor encodes MLNHSTTIDRVFYALSDPSRLAIVERLSKKGASVSELAEPLNMSMAGVVQHIQILEESGLIKTHKVGRVRSCEIETRSLELIEDWLNQRRRMWEKNLDRLGEFLERTKKDRKK; translated from the coding sequence ATGCTTAACCATTCTACGACAATAGATCGAGTGTTTTACGCGCTTTCGGATCCGTCCCGACTCGCTATCGTGGAACGTTTGAGCAAAAAGGGAGCGTCCGTCAGCGAGCTAGCCGAACCCCTAAATATGAGTATGGCAGGCGTAGTTCAACATATTCAAATTTTAGAGGAAAGCGGACTCATCAAAACGCATAAGGTCGGACGCGTGCGCTCCTGCGAAATCGAAACACGCTCCTTGGAATTGATCGAAGACTGGCTCAATCAACGTCGCAGGATGTGGGAAAAAAATCTGGATCGATTGGGAGAATTTCTCGAAAGAACCAAAAAAGATAGGAAGAAGTAA
- a CDS encoding LysR family transcriptional regulator: protein MDLTKLKSFIVVAEELNFRKSAEILGISQPPLTRLISSIEEELSTKLFERTTRQVKLTGAGVYLLKEGREIIDRMDNLEREIRSIGKLKTGNLSIGFSITTFLASLPQIIGEFRDRFPKLKFQLHQESRNRILKGLRSGRFDVCFLEGSVTEEGIERHSVNDEGFGVLVPKKHPLAKRKEIELKELKDETIILHPKKETGNFYDTILQLFKQSGIKPKVYLKKERESCPILVATGKGLSLTILGAQNFVPSETQFVPIKKLYLPVSVFWISENKNPSLNTFLSFVTESSAFKNKKAECLMDVMRL, encoded by the coding sequence ATGGATCTAACCAAACTAAAGTCCTTCATAGTAGTCGCGGAAGAACTTAACTTTAGAAAGAGCGCGGAAATTCTCGGGATATCACAACCTCCTCTGACTCGTTTGATCTCTTCCATAGAAGAAGAACTTTCCACAAAGCTTTTTGAAAGAACAACTAGACAAGTAAAGTTAACCGGAGCGGGAGTTTATCTTTTGAAAGAAGGGAGGGAAATTATAGACAGAATGGATAATCTGGAAAGGGAAATTCGGTCCATCGGAAAACTCAAAACGGGAAATCTCAGCATCGGCTTTTCGATCACCACCTTTTTAGCAAGTCTCCCCCAGATAATCGGGGAATTTCGCGATCGATTCCCTAAGTTAAAATTTCAACTCCATCAAGAATCGAGAAATCGAATCCTCAAAGGTCTAAGATCGGGTCGGTTCGACGTTTGTTTTTTGGAAGGTTCCGTAACGGAGGAAGGAATCGAAAGACATTCGGTCAACGACGAAGGATTCGGAGTTTTAGTTCCAAAAAAACATCCTCTTGCAAAAAGAAAAGAAATCGAACTCAAAGAATTAAAAGACGAAACGATCATCCTTCATCCTAAAAAAGAAACCGGAAATTTTTATGATACCATCTTACAGCTCTTCAAACAGAGCGGAATCAAGCCGAAAGTATATCTAAAAAAAGAAAGAGAAAGTTGTCCCATTTTGGTCGCCACCGGAAAAGGTTTATCTCTGACAATCCTGGGGGCTCAGAATTTCGTTCCCTCCGAAACTCAATTCGTTCCGATCAAAAAATTATATCTGCCCGTTTCCGTTTTCTGGATCTCCGAAAATAAAAACCCTTCGTTGAATACGTTTTTAAGTTTTGTCACCGAGAGTAGCGCCTTCAAAAACAAAAAAGCGGAATGTCTAATGGATGTAATGAGACTTTGA